A genomic window from Gossypium hirsutum isolate 1008001.06 chromosome D12, Gossypium_hirsutum_v2.1, whole genome shotgun sequence includes:
- the LOC107947433 gene encoding probable carboxylesterase 17, translated as MRSKRMAAISFNPRLNVQGGRKNHGVVVEEIEGLIRIYGDGQVERPPIIPSAPCMVTNGVVSKDVAIEKFTNLWTRIYVPSYSSKMPLLVYFHGGGFCVGSASWRCYHEFLAALASKAGCIILSLNYRLAPENRLPTAYDDGINTLMWVKQEARNGANEHKWWLNQCRYSSLFLAGDSAGANIAYNVAIRSYGISGSSIKPLILKGIILIQPFFGGEERTISEMHAAQPPNSALTLSVFDTYWRLSLPLGANRDHPWCNPLAEGATTLRELKLPGAMVCISEMDILKDRNLEFSNALASAGKWVETRMYKGVGHAFQILHNSQFSQIRTQEMMSHLKAFINQ; from the coding sequence atgaGATCAAAAAGAATGGCAGCCATTTCCTTCAATCCTAGACTCAATGTTCAGGGAGGCAGGAAGAATCATGGCGTTGTAGTTGAAGAGATTGAAGGGCTCATCAGAATTTATGGAGACGGGCAAGTTGAGAGGCCACCGATCATCCCTTCCGCCCCTTGCATGGTCACAAATGGTGTGGTATCTAAAGATGTTGCTATTGAGAAATTCACCAATTTGTGGACACGTATCTATGTCCCAAGCTACTCCAGCAAGATGCCTTTACTTGTCTACTTCCATGGGGGTGGATTCTGTGTTGGCTCAGCAAGTTGGAGATGTTACCATGAGTTCCTGGCTGCACTTGCTTCCAAAGCTGGTTGCATAATCTTATCTCTCAACTATCGTCTAGCTCCAGAAAACCGTCTTCCTACCGCGTATGATGATGGGATCAACACTCTTATGTGGGTGAAACAAGAAGCTCGGAATGGGGCTAATGAACACAAATGGTGGTTAAACCAATGCCGGTACTCTAGTTTGTTCCTAGCAGGCGATAGTGCCGGTGCTAATATAGCTTACAATGTGGCCATCAGATCCTATGGAATATCTGGTTCCAGTATCAAGCCTTTGATTCTAAAGGGTATAATCTTGATTCAACCATTTTTCGGAGGAGAGGAAAGAACCATATCCGAAATGCACGCCGCACAACCACCTAACTCAGCACTCACTCTATCAGTTTTCGATACCTATTGGCGATTATCGCTGCCGTTAGGTGCCAACCGTGATCATCCATGGTGCAACCCTTTAGCTGAAGGTGCTACTACATTGAGGGAACTGAAACTTCCTGGTGCAATGGTGTGCATATCAGAGATGGATATACTGAAAGATAGGAACCTTGAATTCAGCAATGCGTTGGCCAGTGCTGGGAAATGGGTGGAAACAAGGATGTATAAAGGTGTGGGGCATGCATTTCAAATTCTGCATAATTCTCAGTTTTCTCAAATTCGGACACAGGAAATGATGTCCCATCTGAAGGCTTTCATTAACCAATGA